Proteins encoded by one window of Halorubrum ruber:
- a CDS encoding GAF domain-containing sensor histidine kinase, whose protein sequence is MSPDTPPSDPFKSLLELTATDLSAEERIRKAIDVGQEHLGVDNGVLSYTGDGRYEVVETNIQSGPYAQGGVVDLDGTWCRHVVESSETVGFADARDSEYRDDDALGITGLHCYVGAVIDIDGETYGTLCFSDEEPRDDPITDAERDFVSVLAEWVGSELERQKHYAELREQNERLDEFAGIVAHDLRNPLSGAIGFTELAQEHVGGQAADFLDRVQGALGRMESMIAECLMLAKEGTDVGERTQVDLDGVVRDAWDTVRTRNATLSVEVAAGTTVLADEARLRRLFENLFRNCVEHGGPDVAVTVTGDAHGFAVSDDGPGLPADVEHALTAADTENIKSFGLGLLVVQRVISGHGWDLAVDTGDEGTRFAVSDVNAAEPVHEALAGD, encoded by the coding sequence ATGTCACCCGACACGCCCCCCTCTGACCCCTTCAAGAGCCTGCTCGAGTTGACCGCGACCGACCTCTCGGCCGAAGAGCGCATTCGGAAGGCGATCGACGTCGGCCAAGAGCACCTCGGCGTGGACAACGGCGTGCTCTCGTACACCGGCGACGGCCGGTACGAGGTCGTCGAAACAAACATCCAGAGCGGTCCCTACGCGCAGGGCGGCGTCGTCGACCTCGACGGGACGTGGTGCCGCCACGTCGTCGAGAGCAGCGAGACGGTCGGGTTCGCCGACGCGCGCGACAGCGAGTACCGCGACGACGACGCGCTCGGGATCACCGGCCTCCACTGCTACGTGGGCGCTGTCATCGACATTGACGGCGAGACGTACGGGACGCTCTGTTTCTCCGACGAGGAGCCGCGCGACGACCCGATCACGGACGCGGAGCGCGACTTCGTTTCGGTGCTCGCCGAGTGGGTTGGCAGCGAGCTCGAGCGGCAGAAACACTACGCCGAGCTGCGCGAGCAGAACGAGCGGCTCGACGAGTTCGCTGGTATCGTCGCCCACGACCTCCGGAACCCGCTGTCGGGGGCCATCGGGTTCACGGAGCTCGCGCAGGAGCACGTCGGCGGGCAGGCGGCCGACTTCCTCGACCGCGTTCAGGGGGCGCTCGGTCGCATGGAGTCGATGATCGCCGAGTGTCTGATGCTGGCGAAGGAGGGGACGGACGTGGGCGAGCGCACGCAGGTGGACCTCGACGGAGTCGTCCGCGACGCGTGGGACACGGTCCGGACGCGGAACGCGACGCTGTCGGTCGAGGTCGCCGCTGGGACGACCGTCCTCGCCGACGAGGCGCGGCTCCGGCGGCTCTTCGAGAACCTGTTTCGCAACTGCGTCGAACACGGCGGCCCGGACGTGGCGGTGACGGTCACCGGCGACGCGCACGGCTTCGCCGTCAGCGACGACGGGCCGGGGCTCCCCGCGGACGTCGAACACGCGCTCACCGCGGCCGACACGGAGAACATCAAGTCGTTCGGACTCGGCCTGTTGGTCGTCCAGCGCGTGATATCGGGCCACGGCTGGGACCTCGCCGTCGACACCGGCGACGAGGGAACCCGCTTCGCTGTGAGCGACGTCAACGCCGCGGAGCCGGTCCACGAGGCGCTGGCCGGGGACTGA